In one window of Vulpes vulpes isolate BD-2025 chromosome 1, VulVul3, whole genome shotgun sequence DNA:
- the MEA1 gene encoding male-enhanced antigen 1 gives MAAVVLGGDTMGPERIFPNQTEELGPHQGPTEGTGDWSGEEPEEEQEDTGAGPAGYSYQPLNQDPEQEEVELAPVGDGEDVVADIQDRIQALGLHLPDPPVESEDEEEEGATGLSNHSSIPMDPEHVELVKRTMAGVSLPAPGVPAWAREISDAQWEDVVQKALQARQGAPAWK, from the exons ATGGCAGCAGTAGTTCTAGGGGGAGACACCATGGGCCCCGAGCGCATCTTCCCCAATCAGACTGAGGAACTGGGGCCGCACCAGGGCCCTACAGAAGGCACTGGGGATTGGAGCGGCGAGGAGCctgaggaagagcaggaggaCACAGGGGCAGGCCCAGCTGGCTACTCCTATCAGCCGCTGAACCAGGATCCTGAGCAAGAGGAGGTGGAGCTGGCACCGGTGGGGGATGGTGAAGATGTAGTTGCTGATATTCAGGATCGGATCCAG GCCCTGGGGCTTCATTTGCCAGACCCACCAGTAGAGAGcgaggatgaagaggaggagggagctaCCGGACTGAGCAACCACAGCTCTATTCCCATGGACCCTG AACATGTGGAGCTGGTGAAAAGGACGATGGCTGGAGTAAGCCTGCCTGCACCAGGGGTTCCTGCCTGGGCTCGGGAGATCTCAGATGCCCAGTGGGAAGATGTGGTACAGAAGGCCCTCCAAGCTCGGCAGGGAGCCCCAGCCTGGAAGTGA
- the KLHDC3 gene encoding kelch domain-containing protein 3 isoform X1, whose product MLRWTVHLEGGPRRVNHAAVAVGHRVYSFGGYCSGEDYETLRQIDVHIFNAVSLRWTKLPPVRPAIRGQAPVVPYMRYGHSTVLIDDTVFLWGGRNDTEGACNVLYAFDVNTHKWSTPRVSGTVPGARDGHSACVLGKTMYIFGGYEQLADCFSNDIHKLDTSTMTWTLICTKGNPARWRDFHSATMLGSHMYVFGGRADRFGPFHSNNEIYCNRIRVFDTRTEAWLDCPPTPVLPEGRRSHSAFGYNGELYIFGGYNARLNRHFHDLWKFNPVSFTWKKIEPKGKGPCPRRRQCCCIVGDKIVLFGGTSPSPEEGLGDEFDLIDHSDLHILDFSPSLKTLCKLAVIQYNLDQSCLPHDIRWELNAMTTNSNISRPIVSSHG is encoded by the exons ATGTTACGGTGGACAGTGCACCTGGAGGGCGGGCCCCGCAGGGTGAACCATGCTGCAGTGGCTGTTGGGCACCGGGTATACTCCTTCGGGGGTTACTGCTCTGGTGAAGACTATGAAACACTGCGTCAGATTGATGTGCACATTTTCAATGCAG TGTCTTTGCGTTGGACAAAGCTGCCCCCAGTGAGGCCTGCCATCCGTGGGCAGGCTCCTGTGGTACCCTACATGCGGTATGGACACTCAACTGTCCTCATCGACGACACGGTCTTCCTTTGGGGCGGGCGGAACGACACCGAAGGAGCCTGCAATGTGCTATATGCCTTTGATGTCA ATACTCACAAATGGTCCACACCCCGAGTGTCAGGAACGGTTCCTGGAGCCCGGGACGGACATTCAGCTTGTGTCCTGGGCAAGACCATGTACATTTTTGGGGGCTACGAGCAGCTG GCGGATTGCTTTTCCAATGACATTCACAAGCTGGATACCAGCACCATGACATGGACCCTTATCTGTACAAAG GGCAACCCTGCACGCTGGAGGGACTTCCACTCAGCCACAATGCTGGGCAGTCACATGTATGTCTTTGGGGGCCGTGCTGACCGCTTTGGGCCATTCCATTCCAACAACGAGATTTACTGCAACCGCATCCGTGTCTTTGACACCAGGACTGAGGCCTGGCTGGACTGTCCCCCCACTCCGGTGCTGCCTGAGGGCCGCCGGAGCCACTCAGCCT TTGGCTACAATGGGGAGCTGTACATCTTTGGTGGCTATAATGCAAGGCTGAACCGGCACTTCCATGACCTCTGGAAGTTTAACCCTG TGTCCTTCACATGGAAGAAGATTGAACCGAAGGGGAAGGGGCCATGTCCCCGCCGGCGCCAGTGCTGCTGTATTGTTGGTGACAAGATTGTTCTGTTTGGGGGTACCAG TCCATCTCCTGAGGAAGGTCTGGGAGATGAATTTGACCTCATAGATCACTCTGACTTACACATTTTGGACTTTA GCCCTAGTCTGAAGACTCTGTGTAAACTGGCCGTGATTCAGTATAACCTGGACCAGTCCTGTTTGCCCCATGACATCAG GTGGGAGCTGAATGCCATGACCACCAACAGCAATATCAGTCGCCCCATCGTCTCCTCCCATGGGTAG
- the KLHDC3 gene encoding kelch domain-containing protein 3 isoform X2, translated as MLRWTVHLEGGPRRVNHAAVAVGHRVYSFGGYCSGEDYETLRQIDVHIFNAVSLRWTKLPPVRPAIRGQAPVVPYMRYGHSTVLIDDTVFLWGGRNDTEGACNVLYAFDVNTHKWSTPRVSGTVPGARDGHSACVLGKTMYIFGGYEQLADCFSNDIHKLDTSTMTWTLICTKGNPARWRDFHSATMLGSHMYVFGGRADRFGPFHSNNEIYCNRIRVFDTRTEAWLDCPPTPVLPEGRRSHSAFGYNGELYIFGGYNARLNRHFHDLWKFNPVSFTWKKIEPKGKGPCPRRRQCCCIVGDKIVLFGGTSPSPEEGLGDEFDLIDHSDLHILDFNTSDMSFEELLELQSQVGTKTYKRLVAGNSSKKQGSRPRVQNACVADKHRPLEMSAKVRVPFLRQVVPISKKVARDPRFDDLSGEYNPEVFDKTYEFLNDIRAKEKELVKKQLKKHHSGQEHEKLQQLLQRMEQQEMAQQERRRQQELRLALKQEQRARAQQGHRPYFLKKSEQRELVLAEKFKELKRSKRLESFLSRKRRRNAGKDRRHLPLSKE; from the exons ATGTTACGGTGGACAGTGCACCTGGAGGGCGGGCCCCGCAGGGTGAACCATGCTGCAGTGGCTGTTGGGCACCGGGTATACTCCTTCGGGGGTTACTGCTCTGGTGAAGACTATGAAACACTGCGTCAGATTGATGTGCACATTTTCAATGCAG TGTCTTTGCGTTGGACAAAGCTGCCCCCAGTGAGGCCTGCCATCCGTGGGCAGGCTCCTGTGGTACCCTACATGCGGTATGGACACTCAACTGTCCTCATCGACGACACGGTCTTCCTTTGGGGCGGGCGGAACGACACCGAAGGAGCCTGCAATGTGCTATATGCCTTTGATGTCA ATACTCACAAATGGTCCACACCCCGAGTGTCAGGAACGGTTCCTGGAGCCCGGGACGGACATTCAGCTTGTGTCCTGGGCAAGACCATGTACATTTTTGGGGGCTACGAGCAGCTG GCGGATTGCTTTTCCAATGACATTCACAAGCTGGATACCAGCACCATGACATGGACCCTTATCTGTACAAAG GGCAACCCTGCACGCTGGAGGGACTTCCACTCAGCCACAATGCTGGGCAGTCACATGTATGTCTTTGGGGGCCGTGCTGACCGCTTTGGGCCATTCCATTCCAACAACGAGATTTACTGCAACCGCATCCGTGTCTTTGACACCAGGACTGAGGCCTGGCTGGACTGTCCCCCCACTCCGGTGCTGCCTGAGGGCCGCCGGAGCCACTCAGCCT TTGGCTACAATGGGGAGCTGTACATCTTTGGTGGCTATAATGCAAGGCTGAACCGGCACTTCCATGACCTCTGGAAGTTTAACCCTG TGTCCTTCACATGGAAGAAGATTGAACCGAAGGGGAAGGGGCCATGTCCCCGCCGGCGCCAGTGCTGCTGTATTGTTGGTGACAAGATTGTTCTGTTTGGGGGTACCAG TCCATCTCCTGAGGAAGGTCTGGGAGATGAATTTGACCTCATAGATCACTCTGACTTACACATTTTGGACTTTA ACACATCTGACATGTCCTTTGAAGAGCTGTTGGAATTGCAGAGCCAAGTGGGGACTAAGACATACAAACGGTTGGTAGCTGGAAACAGTTCTAAGAAGCAAGGCTCTAGACCACGTGTCCAAAATGCCTGTGTTGCAGATAAGCACAG GCCTCTGGAAATGTCAGCCAAGGTCCGGGTGCCATTTTTGCGTCAAGTTGTCCCCATCAGTAAGAAG GTAGCCCGGGATCCCCGCTTTGACGATCTGTCAGGAGAATATAATCCTGAGGTGTTTGACAAAACATATGAATTCCTGAATGACATCCGAGCCAAAGAGAAAGAG CTTGTGAAAAAGCAGTTGAAGAAGCACCATTCAGGGCAGGAGCATGAGAAACTGCAGCAGCTGCTTCAGAGAATG GAGCAGCAAGAAATGGCACAGCAGGAACGCAGGAGGCAACAGGAGCTGCGCCTGGCCCtgaagcaggagcagagggctCGGGCCCAGCAGGGCCATCGGCCATACTTCCTGAAGAAAT CTGAGCAGCGGGAATTGGTCCTAGCTGAGAAGTTCAAGGAGCTGAAACGCAGCAAGAGGCTAGAGAGCTTCTTGAGTCGAAAGAGGCGCCGAAATGCAGGCAAGGACCGGAGACATCTCCCTTTGAGCAAAGAGTAA